The region CCATTGGCCCCAAGCCATAAAATCTGGACTAGATGGTGAAGTCGGCGGGTGGCTGGGGTCAAACGTCCTCGTTTGCCCCCAGATCATGGGACGCAGAACGCTCATGGCCATCGCGATGAGAAGACCTGAGCCTCGTCACGGATGCAACAGTGCTGGCAAAGCGATGTCACTGGGGTCGGATGCAGACATCCGACTCCAACCACACGTATGATCACCATCTATAAAGTCTGGCCTAAATGGTGAAGTCGGTGGAACGCCCCAGAATTCGATCGACCACCTCCTGACTCAAGTCGATCGAAGGTGAGATGCCGCCATCGACATCGGTGGCGTTGATGCCGCAATACATGGCCCAGGGACCCAGATGTCGCCAGCGGCCAGCGCGCTTGGGTTCGTTGGGCAACACCGGCGTGGTACACCGGTTACAGCCAATCGTTGAATAGCCTTGATAGTGCAAGGGATTGATGATGACGTTGTGCGTCGCGATATACGCGTCCATTTCGTCATCTTTGAGATTCGCTAGAGGATTCAGCCGGAGCGAGTTCATCGGCGGGTCGACCGAAAGGATGGGCACGTTATCCCGTTTGCCCCCTTCCGCACGTCGCAAGCTGCTGACAAGACAGTCGAACTGTCCTTTGGTTCTGGCCAGTGGGAGTGTCTTTCGCAGGTGGCAGCAACGCTCCTGACCATCGGGAGTGAGGTAGAGCACGCCCAGTTCCCGGGTCTGTTCTTCCATGGACATCGAGGGAACGAGCGTCCGGACTTCGACTCCATATTCAGCCGCAATCCGGTCTCGCGTGTCGAGAGTTTCCTGGAAGTTGACGCCGGTATCGACAAAGAGAACCGGCAGTGCGAGTTTTTGCCGACTGATGATGTGGCAAAGGACACTCCCCGCCATCTGCATGGCGGAAATCGCAGCCACACGGGTGCCAAACATTTCTGTGGCCCAGCGCAGCAGTTCTTCGGGAGTCCGCTCCTCAAAGTTGCGATTGAGTTCAGTCAGATCGGCCTGCGAAAGCTTCGCCATACAAACGATTTCAGCTAAGGAATTGCCTCATCACCACCCACGGGCCGCGAGTTTAGCAAACGGCTTCGAGAATCGGCAATGCGAGCCTGTCGAGCCTGAATTCGTGGTTTTCACCACCGTCGATGGCCAATGAAGAGATAAACCCATCAACATCCGACAGAATGACACCGCTTCACACCAGACCATCTCAGATGGCAATCGCGACGGCACCGGCGCGGTTGTGGACAGGCAGCTTCCAATCAACATCTTGCAGAAAAGTGGTATTCGCGTGTGGGCTGAGCATCCATACGCGGGGGATCTTGTCGTTGGTGAGAACCATGCGACACACCAGAGTCGATTTTGGCACCGGGTTAAAGGGGGTTGTCGTGAGTCTATGGACTTCTGTTCTTTCGACGTGCTCTGAAAATCATCCACGACCCGGCAAATGCGATGGCTAAACCAGTCGCGAAAACAATGCTGATCCGCCGCGCCATCGCACCGGGATTGGAAAAGAGATAGCCACCTTCCGATGTTTGAGTTTCAACGTGCAGGCAATTTGACTGTGGGAAAACACGAAATACCATCTTAACCCTGGAAAATAACCCACAATCCAACAGCAGGTGGAAATGATGGCACAACTGGCTGGATCGCCCCTTTCGATAATTAAACCTTCACTGCCACAATCTGAGTAGCGCACCCAAAAAAATGGCTATAAAATCTGGTCTGGAAACCAACCCTCTCGAAGTTCTGAATGACACCTCGGCAGCTTTTGAACTCAGAAGTATACTCCCAGAGCATTCGATAGTTGTCTGGATTGCCTAGTAAAATCCTTCCAAGAAGTGGGACGTAGTGCTTAACGTAGAGCTTAAAAAATGGATACAAAAACCTTGAGCGAGGTACTGAAAACTCAAGTAGTGAAACTGTGCCATTTGTCTTGGTGACTCTCCAAAGCTCCGCGGCGAATTGATCGACCTCATTCGTAGTCAAGGTTTTAAGCCCAAATGAACAAGTGACTGCATCAAACTCGTTATCAGGACATGAGAGGCTGAGGGCATCTTCATTCACTACCTCAAGATGTTCGCGCTTCCATCGCTTCGAGTTCTTTTGTGCTCTGTCGCACATTCCCGTTGAAAAATCTACCAGTCGTATCTTTGCATCACACCGGATATGGCGTATCAGAATTGGAACCATCTCGCCCGCTCCTGACATCACGTCAAGAACAACACGGCTCTCTTTATCGATAGCCTTCGCGCACTGCCTCCGCCAGAAGAAGGCAAATCCTAGAGACGAGATGACATGGACAATTCCATACGTCTTTGCCATTTCGTCAAACAGTGCGCGTGGTTCTAGTCGCGGTCTCACTTGTGGTCTCATCACTTCGGTGCATTATTTCCGAACGCAGGATCGACTGTTGAAATGAATTAAATCGTTCCTCGATCTTGCGGTACAGCCTGGTTTGGCCAACTTCGTTG is a window of Planctopirus limnophila DSM 3776 DNA encoding:
- a CDS encoding class I SAM-dependent methyltransferase is translated as MRPQVRPRLEPRALFDEMAKTYGIVHVISSLGFAFFWRRQCAKAIDKESRVVLDVMSGAGEMVPILIRHIRCDAKIRLVDFSTGMCDRAQKNSKRWKREHLEVVNEDALSLSCPDNEFDAVTCSFGLKTLTTNEVDQFAAELWRVTKTNGTVSLLEFSVPRSRFLYPFFKLYVKHYVPLLGRILLGNPDNYRMLWEYTSEFKSCRGVIQNFERVGFQTRFYSHFFGCATQIVAVKV
- a CDS encoding phosphoadenylyl-sulfate reductase, encoding MAKLSQADLTELNRNFEERTPEELLRWATEMFGTRVAAISAMQMAGSVLCHIISRQKLALPVLFVDTGVNFQETLDTRDRIAAEYGVEVRTLVPSMSMEEQTRELGVLYLTPDGQERCCHLRKTLPLARTKGQFDCLVSSLRRAEGGKRDNVPILSVDPPMNSLRLNPLANLKDDEMDAYIATHNVIINPLHYQGYSTIGCNRCTTPVLPNEPKRAGRWRHLGPWAMYCGINATDVDGGISPSIDLSQEVVDRILGRSTDFTI